A genomic segment from Modestobacter roseus encodes:
- a CDS encoding GMC oxidoreductase, whose translation MTAGGGSHLVVGSGASAAMVAWTLACRGDQQVTVLDLGGRLDDHRLGVLARITGRDETSWDPSDLEVITARPAARGRTVPRKRVYGSDHPFQDLGQLDGIRGTPPGTNVDLVSSAYGGFTTVWGAQAMPFSPSTFRDWPVSWAEMEPHYRAALEHVPLAAEVDDLADSFPLLHARGGLPPLGPRAAAVLARYEAHRTSLRRRGVTVGRARLAFRATDCTRCGLCMTGCPTGLVYSASQTMDRVRQLPGVRYVGGVLVEEIGQDAGGCVARFREVATGVRHELRADRVFLGAGAVGTTRLVLGSLPQLPRHVTMAESRQFVVPLVSRRAVADPRRPGARDFTLNQFNVLLSFDDGTDVDTAHLHCYPYNPAFDDALPGPLRHPALTGVATGLLRRLTVGFGYLPSWTSPGIRLTIRRGAGALPELEVTPEGTGRRPPMLGAAVRRLARAAPALDLWPVPTHVSLSGAGKSYHFGGTFPHRAPGVPGGTDRWGRLPDWDRVHLVDGSVLPSIASTTFTLTVMANAVRIATEVLDGRATTSSPEAARPVH comes from the coding sequence GTGACCGCCGGCGGCGGCTCCCACCTCGTGGTCGGTTCGGGCGCGTCGGCCGCCATGGTGGCCTGGACGCTGGCCTGCCGCGGCGACCAGCAGGTGACCGTGCTCGACCTCGGCGGCCGACTGGACGACCACCGGCTCGGCGTGCTGGCCCGGATCACCGGCCGGGACGAGACGTCCTGGGACCCCTCGGACCTGGAGGTGATCACCGCCCGGCCCGCGGCGCGCGGCCGCACGGTGCCACGGAAGCGGGTGTACGGGTCGGACCACCCGTTCCAGGACCTGGGCCAGCTCGACGGCATCCGGGGAACCCCGCCGGGCACGAACGTCGACCTCGTCTCCTCGGCCTACGGCGGGTTCACCACCGTCTGGGGCGCCCAGGCGATGCCGTTCTCCCCCAGCACCTTCCGGGACTGGCCGGTCTCCTGGGCCGAGATGGAACCGCACTACCGCGCCGCGCTGGAGCACGTGCCACTGGCCGCGGAGGTCGACGACCTGGCCGACTCGTTCCCGCTGCTCCACGCGCGCGGCGGGTTGCCGCCGCTGGGGCCCCGAGCCGCGGCCGTGCTGGCCCGCTACGAGGCCCACCGGACGTCGCTGCGGCGCCGCGGTGTCACGGTCGGGCGGGCCCGGCTGGCCTTCCGCGCCACCGACTGCACGCGGTGCGGTCTGTGCATGACCGGCTGCCCCACCGGGCTGGTCTACAGCGCGTCCCAGACGATGGACCGGGTCCGGCAGCTGCCCGGCGTCCGGTACGTCGGCGGGGTGCTGGTGGAGGAGATCGGGCAGGACGCCGGCGGCTGCGTGGCGCGGTTCCGCGAGGTGGCCACCGGGGTGCGCCACGAGCTCCGGGCCGACCGGGTCTTCCTCGGTGCGGGGGCGGTGGGCACCACCCGCCTGGTGCTGGGCTCCCTGCCGCAGCTGCCGCGGCACGTGACCATGGCCGAGTCCCGGCAGTTCGTCGTGCCGTTGGTCTCCCGGCGGGCGGTCGCCGACCCCCGCCGCCCCGGCGCGCGGGACTTCACCCTGAACCAGTTCAACGTGCTGCTCTCCTTCGACGACGGCACGGACGTCGACACCGCGCACCTGCACTGCTATCCCTACAACCCGGCGTTCGACGACGCCCTGCCCGGCCCGCTGCGGCACCCGGCGCTCACCGGGGTGGCGACCGGGCTGCTCCGCCGGCTCACGGTCGGGTTCGGCTACCTGCCCTCCTGGACCTCACCGGGCATCCGGTTGACCATCCGCCGGGGTGCCGGCGCACTCCCGGAGCTGGAGGTCACCCCGGAGGGCACCGGGCGACGACCGCCGATGCTGGGCGCCGCGGTGCGCCGGCTGGCCCGCGCCGCGCCGGCCCTGGACCTGTGGCCGGTGCCGACCCACGTCTCGCTCAGCGGCGCCGGCAAGAGCTACCACTTCGGCGGCACCTTCCCGCACCGCGCACCCGGCGTCCCGGGCGGGACGGACCGGTGGGGCCGGCTGCCGGACTGGGACCGGGTGCACCTCGTCGACGGCTCCGTGCTCCCGAGCATCGCCTCGACCACCTTCACGCTCACCGTGATGGCCAACGCCGTCCGGATCGCGACCGAGGTCCTCGACGGGCGGGCCACCACCAGCTCCCCGGAGGCCGCACGCCCCGTGCACTGA
- a CDS encoding glycosyltransferase family 2 protein, which yields MAVQHRTALADVVICSYTADRWDLLVRAVASVQTQTVAPSTILLCIDHNDDLLARARATWGPGTDQPGPPVEVFPNRFAGRLGSARNTAVERVTADVVAFLDDDAEADPTWLETLLTVYAEDGAVAVGGAPLPNHQVPRPGWFPHEFDWVFGCHYAGLPETRGPVRHLIGASMSVRVDALRAVGGFHSDKHDDMDLSHRIAAAHGPAAVVYEPKARIYHVVHPERLTWDYFWRRCYTINRGKVRAFADMGAAGNIRAELEFARDMVGRVARKVLRALRGDRDAGRQAAAIVGGLAAAAVGHLRGRLDLRTGRLPASLTVGLEER from the coding sequence ATGGCTGTCCAACACCGCACAGCCCTGGCCGACGTGGTCATCTGCAGCTACACCGCCGACCGGTGGGACCTGCTGGTGCGCGCGGTCGCCTCGGTCCAGACCCAGACGGTCGCCCCGTCGACGATCCTGCTCTGCATCGACCACAACGACGACCTGCTGGCGCGGGCCCGGGCCACCTGGGGCCCCGGCACCGACCAGCCGGGACCGCCCGTCGAGGTGTTCCCCAACCGCTTCGCGGGCCGGCTGGGCTCGGCCCGCAACACCGCGGTGGAGCGGGTCACGGCCGACGTCGTGGCGTTCCTCGACGACGACGCCGAGGCCGACCCGACCTGGCTGGAGACCCTGCTGACCGTCTACGCCGAGGACGGTGCGGTCGCCGTCGGCGGGGCCCCGCTGCCCAATCACCAGGTGCCGCGGCCCGGCTGGTTCCCCCACGAGTTCGACTGGGTGTTCGGCTGCCACTACGCCGGGCTGCCCGAGACCCGCGGGCCGGTGCGGCACCTGATCGGCGCCAGCATGTCGGTCCGTGTCGATGCCCTGCGGGCGGTGGGCGGCTTCCACTCGGACAAGCACGACGACATGGACCTCTCGCACCGGATCGCGGCGGCGCACGGGCCGGCGGCGGTGGTCTACGAACCGAAGGCCCGCATCTACCACGTCGTCCACCCCGAGCGGCTGACCTGGGACTACTTCTGGCGCCGCTGCTACACGATCAACCGCGGCAAGGTCCGGGCCTTCGCCGACATGGGGGCGGCCGGCAACATCCGGGCCGAGCTCGAGTTCGCCCGCGACATGGTGGGCAGGGTGGCCCGCAAGGTGCTGCGTGCCCTGCGCGGTGACCGCGACGCCGGACGGCAGGCCGCCGCGATCGTCGGAGGGCTGGCCGCGGCCGCCGTCGGGCACCTGCGGGGCCGGCTGGACCTCCGGACGGGCCGGCTCCCGGCGTCACTGACCGTGGGGCTCGAGGAGCGGTGA
- a CDS encoding amino acid deaminase/aldolase, which produces MTTTAVPVAAAGARERLDAATAHLDPPLAVVDLDALDANAADLVRRAGGRPIRVASKSVRCRALLRRVLDRPGFAGVLAYTLAEALWLAGGNDPVSTDVLVGYPSVDRAALRRLGGDEQLADRVTLMVDSVAHLDLLDAVAPPATRPVVQVCLDLDASWRVGPAHVGVRRSPVHSPAEAAALARAVVARPGVRLVGVMAYEAQVAGVGDAPAGRPVRGLAVRGMQRASVRELAVRRAAAVAAVREVADLRFVNGGGTGSLERTAAEESVTELAAGSGLYSPTLFDGYRSFRGRPAALFALPVTRRPAAGVVTVAGGGWIASGPPGRDRSPTPVHPAGLHLLASEGAGEVQTPLRGPGTAELAIGDRVWFRHAKAGELCERVDELHLVQGDGLADVVVNDVVPTYRGQGRSFG; this is translated from the coding sequence ATGACGACGACGGCCGTCCCGGTGGCAGCAGCGGGGGCGCGCGAGCGGCTGGACGCAGCGACCGCGCACCTCGACCCGCCGCTGGCGGTCGTCGACCTCGACGCGCTGGACGCCAACGCCGCCGACCTGGTGCGCCGGGCGGGCGGGCGGCCGATCCGGGTGGCCAGCAAGTCGGTGCGGTGCCGGGCGCTGCTGCGGCGGGTGCTCGACCGGCCCGGCTTCGCCGGTGTGCTGGCCTACACGCTGGCCGAGGCGCTCTGGCTGGCCGGCGGCAACGACCCGGTGAGCACCGACGTGCTGGTCGGGTACCCCTCGGTCGACCGCGCGGCGCTGCGCCGGCTCGGCGGCGACGAGCAGCTCGCCGACCGGGTCACGCTGATGGTCGACTCGGTGGCGCACCTCGACCTGCTGGACGCCGTCGCCCCGCCGGCGACCCGGCCGGTCGTGCAGGTCTGCCTGGACCTGGACGCCTCCTGGCGGGTCGGGCCGGCGCACGTCGGGGTGCGCCGCTCACCGGTGCACTCCCCCGCCGAGGCCGCCGCGCTGGCCCGCGCCGTCGTCGCCCGCCCAGGAGTGCGACTGGTCGGGGTGATGGCCTACGAGGCGCAGGTCGCCGGGGTCGGCGACGCCCCCGCCGGGCGCCCGGTGCGCGGGCTGGCCGTGCGCGGCATGCAGCGGGCCTCGGTGCGCGAGCTCGCCGTCCGGCGGGCCGCCGCGGTCGCCGCCGTCCGGGAGGTCGCCGACCTGCGGTTCGTCAACGGCGGCGGCACCGGGAGCCTGGAACGCACCGCGGCCGAGGAGTCGGTGACCGAGCTGGCGGCCGGTTCGGGGCTCTACTCCCCCACCCTGTTCGACGGCTACCGGTCCTTCCGCGGCCGGCCGGCGGCGCTGTTCGCGCTGCCGGTCACCCGCCGCCCGGCGGCCGGCGTGGTCACCGTCGCCGGCGGTGGCTGGATCGCCTCCGGCCCGCCCGGACGCGACCGCTCGCCGACGCCGGTCCACCCCGCCGGGCTGCACCTGCTGGCGTCCGAGGGGGCCGGAGAGGTGCAGACCCCGCTGCGCGGCCCGGGGACGGCGGAGCTGGCGATCGGCGACCGGGTGTGGTTCCGGCACGCCAAGGCCGGCGAGCTGTGCGAACGGGTCGACGAGCTGCACCTGGTCCAGGGGGACGGGCTCGCCGACGTGGTGGTCAACGACGTGGTGCCCACCTACCGCGGCCAGGGCCGCTCCTTCGGCTGA
- a CDS encoding D-arabinono-1,4-lactone oxidase — translation MPGADTWRNWAGNQSATGLTVVHPAGAESIAAVLRRAAATGRRVRPIGSGHSFSAVGRPEDVQLVLDRHAALVDVTVDGLVTVQAGMPLHRLTTELARRGWALENLGDVDRQTIAGAVSTGTHGTGARFGGLATQLRALELVLPDGSLLRCSAGEHAEVFAAARVGLGALGVLSTVTLQAVPAFALRAEEGAARLPELIEGFAEHMQATDHVEFYWFPHTDRCLTKANTRVPLAECAPLSRGRALWDDEVVANGAFAGVVAAGRAVPPLVPPLARVAARALGARSYTDHAHRVFVSRRRVRFREMEYAVPRAAAPDVLQELRAAVDRSDWRVPFPVEVRVAAADDVPLSTAAGRDTAYVAVHVPARSEPGGYFATFEAIAGAVGGRPHWGKLHSLDAATLAGRYPRFAEFTALRERLDPAGVLSNAHLDRVLGSTVR, via the coding sequence GTGCCCGGAGCGGACACGTGGCGGAACTGGGCGGGCAACCAGTCCGCCACCGGCCTCACCGTCGTCCATCCCGCCGGGGCGGAGTCGATCGCCGCGGTGCTGCGGCGGGCGGCGGCCACCGGCCGGCGGGTCCGCCCGATCGGCAGCGGCCACTCCTTCAGCGCCGTCGGGCGGCCGGAGGACGTCCAGCTGGTGCTCGACCGGCACGCCGCGCTGGTCGACGTCACCGTCGACGGGCTGGTCACCGTGCAGGCCGGCATGCCGCTGCACCGGCTCACCACCGAGCTGGCCCGGCGTGGCTGGGCGCTGGAGAACCTGGGTGACGTCGACCGGCAGACCATCGCCGGCGCCGTCTCCACGGGCACCCACGGCACCGGTGCCCGTTTCGGCGGGCTGGCCACCCAGTTGCGCGCGCTGGAGCTGGTGCTGCCCGACGGGTCGCTGCTGCGCTGCTCGGCCGGTGAGCACGCCGAGGTCTTCGCCGCCGCGCGGGTCGGGCTGGGCGCCCTCGGTGTGCTGAGCACCGTGACCCTGCAGGCGGTGCCCGCCTTCGCGCTGCGCGCCGAGGAGGGCGCCGCCCGGCTGCCGGAGCTCATCGAGGGGTTCGCCGAGCACATGCAGGCCACCGACCACGTCGAGTTCTACTGGTTCCCGCACACCGACCGCTGCCTCACCAAGGCCAACACCCGGGTGCCGCTGGCCGAGTGCGCGCCGCTGTCCCGCGGCCGCGCGCTGTGGGACGACGAGGTGGTGGCCAACGGCGCCTTCGCGGGGGTGGTCGCCGCCGGTCGAGCGGTGCCGCCGCTGGTGCCCCCGCTGGCCCGGGTCGCGGCGCGGGCGCTGGGTGCGCGCAGCTACACCGACCACGCGCACCGGGTGTTCGTCTCCCGCCGCCGGGTCCGCTTCCGGGAGATGGAGTACGCGGTCCCGCGGGCGGCGGCGCCCGACGTGCTGCAGGAGCTGCGCGCCGCCGTCGACCGCAGCGACTGGCGGGTGCCCTTCCCGGTGGAGGTGCGGGTGGCCGCCGCCGACGACGTCCCGTTGTCGACGGCCGCAGGCCGGGACACCGCCTACGTGGCGGTGCACGTCCCGGCGCGCAGCGAGCCGGGCGGGTACTTCGCCACCTTCGAGGCGATCGCCGGTGCGGTCGGTGGCCGGCCGCACTGGGGCAAGCTGCACTCGCTGGACGCCGCGACGCTGGCCGGGCGGTACCCGCGGTTCGCCGAGTTCACCGCCCTCCGCGAGCGGCTGGACCCGGCCGGGGTGCTGTCCAACGCGCACCTGGACCGGGTCCTGGGGTCGACCGTCCGTTGA
- a CDS encoding MFS transporter — MPRALLALAIGAFGIGTTEFVVMGMLPQIAEGLDVSVSAVGLLISAYAVGVVIGAPTLTALAVRFSPRQTLLGLMVLFTVGNALSALAPDYPTLVAARVFTALAHGAFFGVGAVAARRLVPAHRASQAISLMIVGLTLANVVGVPLGTLLAQQLSWRLVFGVVAGLGLVTIAGLLAWMPPVSGERADLRSELVAFRRPAVWLVLGVTTIGCAAMFAVYSYISPILTELAGLPESWVTPVLAVFGVGATVGTLIGGRLGDRWGMSFVTGVLVTAAALLVAFALLARFPVAAIVLVVLFGAATFSLGPVLQNRVIEVARVPGGSLVSAANQAAFNVANALGAAFGAAALSAGLGYTAPMWVGVGLALTGAALALVAVVANRGRRPAGRTADHPAGEVPEPLRAG, encoded by the coding sequence GTGCCCCGCGCCCTGCTCGCGCTCGCCATCGGCGCCTTCGGCATCGGCACCACCGAGTTCGTGGTGATGGGGATGCTGCCCCAGATCGCCGAGGGGCTCGACGTCTCGGTGTCCGCCGTCGGGCTGCTGATCTCCGCCTACGCCGTCGGCGTGGTCATCGGTGCCCCCACGCTCACCGCGCTGGCGGTGCGGTTCAGCCCGCGGCAGACCCTGCTCGGCCTGATGGTCCTGTTCACCGTGGGCAACGCCCTCTCCGCGCTCGCCCCCGACTACCCGACGCTGGTCGCCGCCCGGGTGTTCACCGCCCTGGCGCACGGCGCGTTCTTCGGGGTCGGCGCGGTGGCGGCGAGGAGGCTGGTGCCCGCGCACCGCGCGTCCCAGGCCATCTCGCTGATGATCGTCGGCCTCACCCTCGCCAACGTCGTCGGTGTGCCGCTGGGCACCCTGCTCGCCCAGCAGCTCAGCTGGCGGCTGGTGTTCGGGGTGGTCGCCGGGCTCGGGCTGGTCACCATCGCCGGCCTGCTCGCCTGGATGCCGCCGGTCTCCGGGGAGCGCGCGGACCTGCGCAGCGAGCTGGTCGCGTTCCGCCGCCCCGCGGTCTGGCTGGTGCTGGGGGTCACCACGATCGGCTGCGCGGCCATGTTCGCCGTCTACAGCTACATCAGCCCGATCCTCACCGAGCTGGCCGGGCTGCCCGAGAGCTGGGTGACCCCGGTGCTCGCCGTCTTCGGGGTCGGCGCCACCGTCGGCACCCTGATCGGTGGCCGGCTGGGCGACCGCTGGGGGATGTCGTTCGTCACCGGGGTGCTGGTCACGGCCGCCGCCCTGCTGGTGGCGTTCGCGCTGCTGGCCCGGTTCCCGGTGGCCGCGATCGTGCTGGTCGTGCTCTTCGGCGCCGCCACCTTCTCGCTCGGCCCGGTCCTGCAGAACCGGGTGATCGAAGTGGCCCGGGTGCCCGGCGGCAGCCTGGTCTCCGCCGCCAACCAGGCGGCGTTCAACGTGGCCAACGCGCTGGGGGCCGCGTTCGGGGCCGCGGCGCTCTCGGCCGGGCTGGGCTACACGGCACCGATGTGGGTGGGCGTGGGGCTGGCGCTGACCGGCGCCGCCCTGGCCCTCGTCGCGGTGGTCGCGAACCGGGGGCGCCGCCCTGCGGGCCGCACGGCCGATCATCCGGCCGGGGAGGTGCCCGAGCCGCTCCGGGCCGGCTGA
- a CDS encoding zinc-dependent alcohol dehydrogenase yields the protein MRAVTWHGRDDVRVDTVPDPTITDPTDVIVEITSSGICGSDLHLIEVMAPFMTVGDVLGHEPMGIVREVGPGVTELKAGDRVVVPFNISCGTCWMCSQGLQSQCETTQNREQGFGASLFGYTKLYGQVPGGQAEYLRVPFGNTLPIKVPEGPADDRFVYLSDVLPTAWQAVQYAGVVPGGTVLVLGLGPIGDMSTRIAKHLGASAVYAVDTVPERLARARANGIDVLDSTEQDDVVAWVRDKTDGRGPDAVIDAVGMEAHGSPGARLAQKASAIVPDAIMEKVMTVAGADRLAALNTAIEAVRRGGTISISGVYGGATDPLPLMRIFDKQLQLRMGQANVWRWVPDILPLLTDADPLGVDTFATHHVPLEQAPQAYETFRQKQDGAVKVLLTP from the coding sequence ATGCGCGCAGTGACCTGGCACGGCCGGGACGACGTCCGGGTGGACACCGTCCCCGACCCGACCATCACCGACCCCACCGACGTCATCGTGGAGATCACCTCCAGCGGCATCTGCGGTTCCGACCTGCACCTGATCGAGGTGATGGCACCGTTCATGACCGTCGGCGACGTGCTCGGCCACGAGCCGATGGGGATCGTGCGCGAGGTGGGTCCCGGCGTGACCGAGCTGAAGGCCGGCGACCGGGTCGTCGTCCCGTTCAACATCTCCTGCGGCACCTGCTGGATGTGCTCCCAGGGCCTGCAGAGCCAGTGCGAGACCACGCAGAACCGCGAGCAGGGCTTCGGCGCGTCGCTGTTCGGCTACACCAAGCTCTACGGCCAGGTGCCCGGCGGGCAGGCCGAGTACCTGCGGGTCCCGTTCGGCAACACGCTGCCGATCAAGGTGCCCGAGGGCCCGGCCGACGACCGCTTCGTCTACCTCTCCGACGTCCTGCCCACCGCCTGGCAGGCCGTGCAGTACGCCGGCGTCGTGCCGGGCGGGACGGTGCTGGTGCTCGGGCTGGGCCCGATCGGCGACATGTCGACCCGGATCGCCAAGCACCTGGGCGCCTCCGCGGTCTACGCCGTCGACACCGTGCCGGAGCGGCTGGCCCGGGCCCGGGCCAACGGGATCGACGTCCTCGACTCCACCGAACAGGACGACGTCGTGGCCTGGGTGCGCGACAAGACCGACGGGCGGGGCCCGGACGCCGTCATCGACGCGGTCGGCATGGAGGCGCACGGCTCGCCGGGCGCCCGGCTCGCCCAGAAGGCCAGCGCGATCGTGCCGGACGCGATCATGGAGAAGGTCATGACGGTGGCCGGCGCCGACCGGCTGGCCGCGCTGAACACCGCGATCGAGGCGGTCCGCCGGGGCGGCACGATCTCGATCTCCGGCGTCTACGGCGGCGCCACCGACCCGCTGCCGCTCATGCGCATCTTCGACAAGCAGCTGCAGCTGCGCATGGGCCAGGCCAACGTGTGGCGCTGGGTGCCCGACATCCTGCCGCTGCTCACCGACGCTGACCCGCTGGGCGTGGACACCTTCGCCACCCACCACGTGCCGCTGGAGCAGGCGCCGCAGGCCTACGAGACGTTCCGCCAGAAGCAGGACGGCGCGGTCAAGGTGCTCCTCACCCCCTGA
- a CDS encoding M23 family metallopeptidase produces the protein MRRSRIDTLGGSPAGPSTASPEVLPEAPVLRLVRTDAAAPVPASLELVALGSALEVSAASLAAGWPLPVQPARRSSGATGSSDWPLPVEAADDAAAERFVDAVAGGRRSESTPHAVVAAVAAGRGARHRRPVESSRRPSRYLAAAMVGAAGLALTSAGAHTAAPAHAAEPVSIAEELGLEEPGRPTLSGQAATSRLRDLVATRAEREDAQVAAAQAQAEADQVAAEAAAAAAAEAARPKAVLPVQGARLTSGFGYRWGTLHAGVDFAAPLGTPEYAVMDGVVLQAGPASGYGLAVYIQHPDGDVTVYGHMQEILVAEGQTVRAGDTIALLGNTGQSTGPHLHFEVHRGGLDGEKVDPLPWLRDRGVDV, from the coding sequence ATGCGCCGCAGTCGCATCGACACCCTCGGCGGCTCGCCCGCCGGCCCGTCGACCGCGAGCCCCGAGGTGCTCCCGGAGGCGCCCGTCCTCCGGCTCGTCCGCACCGACGCCGCGGCCCCCGTCCCGGCCTCGCTCGAGCTGGTGGCCCTGGGCTCCGCGCTGGAGGTCTCCGCGGCCTCGCTCGCCGCCGGCTGGCCGCTCCCCGTCCAGCCCGCCCGCCGGTCGTCCGGCGCGACCGGGTCCAGCGACTGGCCGCTCCCGGTGGAGGCCGCCGACGACGCAGCCGCCGAGCGGTTCGTCGACGCCGTGGCCGGCGGGCGCCGGTCGGAGTCCACGCCGCACGCGGTCGTCGCCGCCGTCGCGGCCGGCCGGGGCGCCCGTCACCGGCGCCCGGTGGAGTCCTCCCGCCGTCCCTCGCGCTACCTGGCCGCCGCCATGGTCGGCGCGGCCGGTCTCGCCCTCACGTCGGCCGGTGCGCACACCGCCGCGCCCGCGCACGCCGCGGAGCCGGTCAGCATCGCCGAGGAGCTCGGCCTCGAGGAGCCCGGCCGGCCCACGCTCAGCGGCCAGGCCGCCACCTCCCGGTTGCGGGACCTGGTCGCCACCCGCGCCGAGCGGGAGGATGCCCAGGTCGCCGCCGCCCAGGCGCAGGCCGAGGCCGACCAGGTCGCCGCCGAGGCCGCCGCGGCCGCCGCGGCCGAGGCGGCCCGCCCCAAGGCCGTGCTGCCCGTGCAGGGGGCCCGGCTGACCAGCGGGTTCGGCTACCGGTGGGGCACGCTGCACGCCGGCGTCGACTTCGCCGCACCGCTCGGCACCCCCGAGTACGCCGTGATGGACGGCGTCGTGCTCCAGGCCGGGCCGGCGAGCGGGTACGGGCTCGCGGTCTACATCCAGCACCCCGACGGCGACGTCACGGTCTACGGCCACATGCAGGAGATCCTGGTCGCCGAAGGCCAGACCGTCCGGGCCGGCGACACGATCGCGCTGCTCGGCAACACCGGTCAGTCGACCGGGCCGCACCTGCACTTCGAGGTGCACCGCGGTGGCCTGGACGGGGAGAAGGTCGACCCGCTGCCCTGGCTGCGGGACCGCGGCGTCGACGTCTGA
- a CDS encoding cation diffusion facilitator family transporter, whose product MGHGHSHGHAHGHAGGTVSAAHRGRLALVLVLTGSVFVVEVVGALLSGSLALLADAAHMATDALGIGMALTAVTLAQRPARGRRTFGLQRIEVLAAVANGLLLLLVGGYVVVEAVRRIGDPPEIHAGWMLGVALLGLLVNLGSLALLRRGQSESLNTRGAYLEVLGDALGSVAVIVAGVVIWTTGWTGADVVASFAVGALVLPRAWSLLREALDVLLEAAPRGVDLDQVRTHVLGVPGVLEVHDLHAWTITSGLPVLSAHVVVTDDALADGHGGRVLDALCACLGDHFDLEHCTFQLEAAGHADHEAPVHE is encoded by the coding sequence ATGGGGCACGGGCACAGCCACGGGCACGCCCACGGGCACGCAGGGGGCACGGTGTCGGCGGCCCACCGCGGCCGGCTGGCGCTGGTCCTGGTGCTCACCGGCAGCGTCTTCGTCGTCGAGGTCGTCGGCGCGCTGCTCTCCGGGTCGCTCGCCCTGCTGGCCGACGCCGCCCACATGGCCACCGACGCCCTCGGCATCGGCATGGCGCTGACGGCGGTCACCCTGGCCCAGCGGCCGGCGCGCGGTCGCCGCACCTTCGGCCTGCAGCGGATCGAGGTGCTGGCCGCCGTCGCCAACGGCCTGCTCCTGCTGCTCGTCGGTGGCTACGTCGTCGTGGAGGCGGTGCGCCGGATCGGCGACCCGCCGGAGATCCACGCGGGCTGGATGCTCGGCGTCGCCCTGCTGGGCCTGCTGGTCAACCTGGGGTCGCTCGCGCTGCTGCGCCGCGGCCAGTCGGAGTCGCTGAACACCCGCGGCGCCTACCTCGAGGTGCTCGGCGACGCGCTCGGGTCGGTCGCGGTCATCGTCGCCGGCGTCGTCATCTGGACCACCGGCTGGACCGGCGCGGACGTCGTCGCCTCCTTCGCCGTCGGCGCGCTGGTGCTGCCGCGCGCCTGGTCGCTGCTCCGCGAGGCGCTGGACGTGCTGCTGGAGGCCGCCCCGCGGGGCGTCGACCTGGACCAGGTGCGCACCCACGTGCTGGGCGTGCCCGGCGTGCTGGAGGTCCACGACCTGCACGCCTGGACGATCACCTCCGGCCTGCCGGTGCTCTCCGCCCACGTCGTCGTCACCGACGACGCGCTGGCCGACGGGCACGGCGGACGGGTGCTCGATGCCCTGTGTGCCTGCCTGGGTGACCACTTCGACCTCGAGCACTGCACCTTCCAGCTGGAGGCCGCCGGGCACGCCGACCACGAGGCGCCCGTCCACGAATGA